Proteins encoded in a region of the Deltaproteobacteria bacterium HGW-Deltaproteobacteria-4 genome:
- a CDS encoding hydroxyacid dehydrogenase: MLKAKAYAAAGATAPLAATIIPRRDTTEDDVQIEILFCGVCHSDLHTVRDEWHSVMPTTYPCVPGHEIVGRVTGIGSAVTRAKTGDLVGVGCLVDSDHDCPSCNHHVEQFCPSATFTYNSPDKHGTAPVTYGGYSERIVVDERFVLIVPTNLSLAGVAPLLCAGITTWSPMKRWGDLKGKKVGVAGLGGLGHMGVKFAKALGAQVVVFTTSPGKREDALRLGAHDVIISKNQEEMKAQAGSFDFILDTIAADHDINAYLGMLGLDGELTLVGAPETPLQVSAFALLFGRKHLSGSLIGGIKETQEMLDFCGAHNITADVEIIPIQKVNEAYERLIKSDVKYRFSIDMASLKSE, translated from the coding sequence ATGCTCAAAGCCAAAGCTTACGCCGCTGCCGGCGCTACTGCTCCCCTCGCCGCCACCATTATCCCACGACGTGATACCACCGAAGACGACGTGCAGATCGAAATCCTTTTCTGCGGCGTTTGTCACTCCGACCTGCACACGGTGCGCGACGAGTGGCACAGCGTCATGCCGACGACCTACCCCTGCGTGCCGGGGCACGAGATCGTCGGCCGCGTCACTGGCATCGGTAGCGCCGTGACCAGGGCCAAGACCGGCGATCTCGTCGGGGTCGGCTGTCTGGTCGACTCCGACCACGACTGCCCGAGCTGCAACCACCACGTCGAACAGTTCTGCCCCTCTGCCACCTTCACCTACAACTCGCCGGACAAACACGGCACCGCCCCGGTCACCTATGGCGGCTACTCCGAGAGGATCGTCGTCGACGAGCGCTTCGTCCTCATCGTCCCGACCAATCTCTCTCTCGCCGGGGTTGCGCCCTTGCTCTGCGCCGGGATCACCACCTGGTCGCCGATGAAGCGCTGGGGGGATCTGAAGGGGAAGAAGGTCGGGGTAGCCGGCCTCGGCGGTCTCGGTCACATGGGGGTCAAGTTCGCCAAGGCCCTCGGCGCGCAGGTCGTCGTCTTCACCACTTCGCCGGGGAAAAGGGAAGATGCCCTGCGCCTCGGCGCTCATGACGTCATCATTTCGAAGAATCAGGAAGAGATGAAGGCGCAGGCCGGCTCCTTCGACTTCATCCTCGATACCATCGCCGCCGACCACGACATCAACGCCTACCTCGGGATGCTCGGCCTTGACGGCGAACTGACCCTGGTCGGCGCGCCGGAGACCCCGCTGCAGGTCTCCGCCTTTGCTCTCCTCTTTGGCCGCAAGCATCTCTCCGGCTCCCTGATCGGCGGGATCAAGGAGACACAGGAGATGCTAGACTTTTGCGGGGCGCACAACATCACCGCCGACGTCGAGATTATCCCAATCCAGAAGGTCAACGAAGCCTACGAGCGGCTGATCAAATCGGATGTGAAGTACCGGTTTTCCATTGATATGGCTTCTCTCAAATCCGAGTAA